A genomic region of Rickettsiales bacterium contains the following coding sequences:
- a CDS encoding DUF3309 domain-containing protein, whose translation MLSTILLIVLIFFLIGALPTWPHSRSWGYYPSGGLGTILLIIIILMLMGRI comes from the coding sequence ATGCTTTCAACCATACTGCTCATCGTCCTGATATTCTTTCTCATCGGCGCCTTGCCGACCTGGCCGCATAGCCGGAGTTGGGGCTATTATCCCAGCGGCGGATTGGGAACCATACTTCTCATTATCATAATTCTGATGCTGATGGGGCGCATCTAA
- a CDS encoding YSC84-related protein has product MNHLKHNMLVLVIGAFIVIGAFLVVSGGMPDDAHAKTADDLNTDADQALHMLESTNPLAAKVAKHAKAVLIFPNIVKAGLVFGGAYGEGVLKQGTKVDSYYNSVTASWGLQAGAQSYGYVVFLMNDKAVHYVHQTHGWEVGVGPTVVVVNEGVAKNLSSSTLKNDAYAFIFDQQGLMASVSIEGTKISRIHNP; this is encoded by the coding sequence ATGAACCATTTAAAACACAATATGCTGGTCCTTGTGATTGGAGCATTTATCGTAATCGGGGCGTTTCTCGTGGTATCCGGTGGGATGCCTGATGATGCACATGCCAAAACGGCAGATGACCTGAACACGGATGCCGATCAGGCCCTACATATGCTTGAATCCACTAATCCTCTCGCCGCCAAGGTGGCCAAGCATGCAAAGGCTGTGCTCATCTTTCCCAATATTGTTAAAGCCGGTCTTGTGTTTGGCGGCGCCTACGGCGAAGGCGTGTTGAAGCAGGGAACCAAAGTCGATAGCTATTATAACTCCGTTACCGCATCCTGGGGATTGCAGGCAGGCGCGCAATCTTACGGGTATGTCGTTTTCCTTATGAACGATAAGGCGGTGCATTATGTACACCAGACACATGGCTGGGAAGTGGGAGTCGGCCCGACAGTGGTCGTTGTCAATGAAGGCGTTGCCAAGAACCTCTCATCATCAACGCTGAAAAATGACGCCTATGCTTTCATCTTCGACCAGCAGGGGCTGATGGCAAGCGTCAGTATCGAGGGTACCAAGATCTCCCGGATTCATAATCCATAA
- a CDS encoding response regulator transcription factor, producing MTRNQNTILIVDDEPQIRKMLNIYLDASNFNVEEADNGKQAIRLAVSLKPDLVILDLGLPDIDGKEVIASIRSWSRMPIIVLSVRSPDAEIVAALDAGANDYMTKPFGASVLLARIRANLRQAFVEKTGEPQLVNGVIRMDVVSHEVFLRDEKLLLTPKEYGLLRYFLLHCGRMLTHKQILKDVWGHAHDEDIQYLRVFISQLREKLGSDPATVGYIVTEPGVGYRMESHAAVTEKPLPSQESANG from the coding sequence ATGACCCGAAACCAAAATACTATACTGATCGTTGATGATGAGCCGCAGATCAGGAAGATGCTCAACATCTATCTGGATGCATCGAACTTCAATGTTGAGGAGGCCGATAACGGTAAGCAGGCAATCCGGCTCGCGGTTTCCCTTAAGCCGGATCTGGTGATACTGGATCTGGGCTTGCCGGATATAGACGGCAAGGAAGTGATTGCCAGTATTCGAAGCTGGTCACGGATGCCCATCATCGTGCTTTCCGTGCGTTCACCGGATGCGGAAATTGTAGCGGCCCTGGATGCTGGGGCGAATGACTATATGACCAAGCCATTTGGAGCCAGTGTGCTATTGGCGCGGATACGTGCGAACCTGCGTCAGGCTTTCGTAGAAAAAACGGGAGAGCCGCAACTGGTGAATGGTGTCATCAGGATGGATGTGGTGAGCCACGAGGTCTTCCTGCGCGATGAGAAGTTGCTGCTGACCCCAAAAGAATATGGGCTGTTACGCTATTTTCTGCTGCATTGCGGGCGTATGCTGACGCATAAGCAGATCCTGAAGGATGTCTGGGGGCATGCGCATGATGAGGATATACAATATCTGCGCGTGTTTATAAGCCAGCTGCGCGAAAAACTAGGGAGCGACCCTGCCACGGTGGGATATATTGTGACAGAGCCCGGCGTAGGCTATCGTATGGAAAGCCATGCAGCAGTTACTGAAAAGCCATTGCCTTCGCAGGAAAGTGCAAACGGATAA